The Saccharomyces paradoxus chromosome VI, complete sequence genome includes a window with the following:
- the IRC7 gene encoding cysteine-S-conjugate beta-lyase IRC7 (Beta-lyase involved in the production of thiols~similar to YFR055W) yields the protein MVDLTELSKFGITTQLSVIGRNPDEQSGFVNPPLYRGSTIIHKKLCDLEQRKGRFYGTAGSPTIANLEDAWTHLTGGAGTVLSPSGLGSISLALLALSKAGDHILMTDSVYVPTRMLCDGLLAKFGVETDYYDPSIGKDIEKLVKPNTAVIFLESPGSGTMEIQDIPALVSVAKKHGIKTILDNTWATPLFFDAHSHGIDISLEAGTKYLGGHSDLLLGLTSANEECWPLLRSTYDAMAMLPGAEDCLLALRGMRTLHLRLKEVERKALDLAAWLGNRDEVEKVLHPAFEDCPGHEYWVRDYKGSSGLFSIVFKNGFTRAGLEKMVEEMKVFQLGFSWGGYDSLITPVDPSKIRKASAWPYKGFAVRIQVGLEELADLKRDLELGFERLTEDISMDPLQI from the coding sequence ATGGTTGATCTTACGGAGTTATCGAAATTTGGTATTACTACGCAATTGAGTGTTATTGGACGCAACCCAGATGAGCAAAGTGGCTTTGTTAATCCACCTCTGTATAGAGGCTCGACGATCATTCATAAAAAACTTTGTGATTTGGagcaaagaaaaggaagattttACGGGACAGCAGGTTCTCCGACCATCGCAAATTTGGAAGATGCCTGGACACATTTAACCGGTGGTGCTGGAACAGTGCTATCTCCTTCTGGACTTGGTTCTATCTCTTTGGCGTTATTGGCCCTTTCTAAAGCTGGTGATCATATCCTGATGACTGACAGTGTCTACGTGCCTACACGTATGCTATGTGATGGTTTATTGGCCAAGTTTGGTGTTGAAACAGACTATTATGACCCATCAATAGGGAAGGATATAGAAAAACTAGTTAAGCCAAACACTGCCGTCATTTTCCTCGAGAGCCCGGGTTCTGGGACCATGGAAATTCAGGATATTCCAGCTTTGGTTTCCGTTGCCAAAAAGCATGGAATAAAGACAATTCTAGACAACACATGGGCGACgccacttttttttgacgCTCATTCGCATGGTATTGATATCTCGCTAGAAGCTGGGACAAAATATTTAGGCGGTCATTCAGATCTCCTTCTTGGTCTGACCTCCGCAAATGAAGAATGTTGGCCGCTATTGCGGTCAACTTATGACGCAATGGCCATGTTGCCGGGTGCCGAAGATTGCCTGTTAGCATTGCGAGGAATGCGTACATTGCACTTACGGTTGAAAGAGgtagaaagaaaagcgCTGGATTTGGCTGCTTGGCTCGGGAATCGAGATGAGGTCGAGAAAGTCCTTCACCCCGCATTTGAGGATTGTCCTGGACATGAGTACTGGGTTCGTGATTACAAAGGTTCTTCAGGCTTATTTTCCATTGTTTTTAAAAATGGGTTCACAAGGGCCGGCCTGGAGAAAATGGTAGAAGAGATGAAAGTTTTCCAACTGGGATTTTCATGGGGTGGTTACGATTCCTTAATTACTCCTGTAGATCCTTctaaaataagaaaagcCTCAGCATGGCCTTACAAGGGTTTCGCAGTAAGAATCCAAGTGGGTCTGGAAGAATTAGCAGATTTAAAAAGGGACCTTGAGTTGGGCTTTGAACGTCTAACAGAAGACATTTCTATGGATCCTTTACAAatctga
- the PAU11 gene encoding seripauperin PAU11 (similar to YIR041W) yields the protein MVKLTSIAAGVAAIAAGVAAAPATTTLSPSDERVNLVELGVYVSDIRAHLAQYYMFQAAHPTETYPVEVAEAVFNYGDFTTMLTGIAPDQVTRMITGVPWYSTRLRPAISSALSKDGIYTAIPK from the coding sequence atgGTCAAATTAACTTCAATCGCTGCTGGTGTTGCCGCCATCGCTGCTGGTGTTGCCGCTGCCCCAGCCACTACTACTCTGTCTCCATCTGACGAAAGAGTCAACCTGGTTGAATTGGGTGTCTACGTCTCTGATATCAGAGCTCACTTAGCCCAATACTACATGTTCCAGGCCGCCCACCCAACTGAAACCTACCCAGTTGAAGTTGCTGAAGCCGTTTTCAACTACGGTGACTTCACCACCATGTTGACCGGTATTGCTCCAGACCAAGTCACCAGAATGATCACCGGTGTCCCATGGTACTCTACCAGATTGAGACCAGCCATTTCTAGCGCTTTATCCAAGGACGGTATCTACACTGCCATTCCAAAATAG